A region from the Salminus brasiliensis chromosome 22, fSalBra1.hap2, whole genome shotgun sequence genome encodes:
- the kcng3 gene encoding voltage-gated potassium channel regulatory subunit KCNG3 → MKFGKNICILNVGGTKYAFTREVIRDFPLRRVSRLHSCSSEKEVLEVCDDYDRERNEFFFDRHSEAFVFIMLYVRSGKLRFVPRMCELSFYNEMLYWGLESSHLEFCCQRRLDDRMSDTYTCFSEEELVGADEDEIRRADADAAEDEAEEETRSWLARMRRTFEEPASSVAAQVLASVSVIFVIISMVILCASTLPDWDTAKNNTVEEHRIIEAVCIGWFTAECIVRFIVSRDKCEFVRRPLNIIDLLAITPYYVSVAMTALTGENPQLQRAGVTLRVLRMMRIFWLIKLARHFLGLQTLGLTLRRCYREMVMLLVFVCVAMAIFSALAQLLEHGLDLETSNEDYASIPAACWWVIISMTTVGYGDMYPITMPGRVLGGVCVVSGIVLLALPITFIYHSFVQCYHELKFRSARCVRSLSAEFLN, encoded by the exons ATGAAGTTTGGCAAGAACATATGCATCCTGAACGTCGGCGGGACCAAGTACGCCTTCACGCGGGAGGTGATCCGGGACTTTCCGCTGCGCAGGGTGAGCCGCCTGCACAGCTGCTCGTCCGAGAAGGAGGTGCTGGAGGTGTGCGACGACTACGACCGCGAGAGGAATGAGTTCTTCTTCGACAGGCACTCGGAGGCGTTCGTCTTCATCATGCTGTACGTGCGCTCTGGCAAGCTGCGCTTCGTGCCGCGGATGTGCGAGCTGTCCTTCTACAACGAGATGCTCTACTGGGGTCTCGAGAGCTCCCACTTGGAGTTCTGCTGCCAGCGGCGACTGGACGACAGGATGTCCGACACGTACACGTGCTTCTCCGAGGAGGAGCTGGTGGGCGCGGACGAGGACGAGATCCGGCGCGCGGACGCGGACGCGGCGGAGGACGAGGCGGAGGAGGAGACGCGCTCCTGGCTGGCCAGGATGAGGAGGACCTTCGAGGAACCCGCGTCCTCCGTGGCCGCGCAGGTGCTCGCCTCCGTCTCCGTCATCTTCGTCATCATCTCCATGGTCATCCTGTGCGCGAGCACCCTGCCGGACTGGGACACGGCGAAGAATAACACGGTGGAGGAGCACAG GATCATTGAAGCAGTATGCATTGGCTGGTTCACTGCTGAGTGCATAGTGCGTTTCATTGTCTCGCGGGACAAGTGTGAGTTTGTGCGTCGGCCACTGAACATCATTGACCTTCTGGCCATCACACCTTACTACGTGTCCGTTGCTATGACGGCTCTGACCGGGGAGAACCCACAGCTGCAGCGGGCAGGTGTGACCCTGCGCGTGCTGCGGATGATGCGCATCTTCTGGCTAATCAAATTGGCGCGGCACTTTCTGGGTCTGCAGACGCTGGGGCTGACACTGCGCAGGTGCTACCGCGAGATGGTTATGCTCctggtgtttgtgtgcgtgGCCATGGCGATCTTCAGTGCCCTGGCCCAGCTTCTGGAGCATGGACTGGACCTGGAGACCAGCAACGAGGACTACGCCAGCATCCCGGCGGCTTGTTGGTGGGTTATTATCTCCATGACGACTGTCGGCTATGGAGACATGTATCCCATCACCATGCCGGGGCGCGTGCTGGGTGGCGTGTGTGTCGTGAGTGGCATTGTGCTCCTGGCTCTCCCCATTACCTTTATCTACCACAGCTTTGTGCAGTGCTACCACGAGCTCAAATTCCGCTCAGCACGCTGCGTGCGAAGTCTCTCCGCTGAGTTTCTCAACTGA
- the cox7a2l gene encoding cytochrome c oxidase subunit 7A-related protein, mitochondrial: MFYKLSGFTHRLTGSVLPAAYSQQSPRPSVPSESPAMMFATPTKLASESGASLEYMSANRVPDLQKLFQSPEGVPVHLKRGVPDRLLYRTTMALTLGGAVYCLVALYIAAQPKNK, encoded by the exons ATGTTTTACAAACTCAGCGGCTTCACCCACAGACTAACGGGCTCCGTGCTGCCTGCAGCCTACAGTCAGCAG AGCCCGAGACCTAGTGTACCCTCAGAATCCCCAGCTATGATGTTTGCCACCCCAACCAAACTGGCTTCTGAATCTGGAGCTTCGCTGGAGTACATGAGTGCCAACAGGGTGCCAGACCTTCAGAAGTTATTTCAG TCTCCAGAAGGAGTCCCAGTGCACCTTAAGCGGGGTGTTCCTGACCGGCTTCTGTACAGGACCACCATGGCCCTGACGCTCGGCGGTGCTGTCTACTGCCTAGTGGCCCTTTATATAGCTGCGCAGCccaagaataaatga